One region of Anaeromyxobacter paludicola genomic DNA includes:
- the pdxR gene encoding MocR-like pyridoxine biosynthesis transcription factor PdxR — translation MRRFETALALDRDDPTPVFLQIARAIAARIRSGALPGGAPLPSSRALAATLRVHRNTVLAAYAELAAEGWLRTRAARGTFVTDALPARPPARFAPPPAGPARAAGFPLPPAPAPLPADEAVSRASYLLLGGTPDPRLVPSAALARAYRRALRRRDGLSYGDPRGHPRLRAALASMLASTRGIAAGADGLVVTRGSQGALALVARALLRPGDAVAVEALGYHMAWETFRLAGLRLVPVPVDAEGLDVGALSARARAEGVRAVYLTPHHHYPTTVTLAPGRRLALLDLARRERLLVIEDDYDAEFHYEGRPVLPLASADPAGVVAYVGTLSKVLAPGLRVGWVAAPPDAIERLARHRAYLDRQGDHAVEAAVAELFEDGELQRHLWRTRRILLGRRDALADRLGAAFGERLRFRRPPGGMALWCEVAGGVDPEAWARAALARGVAIQPGRQFALDGRPRPCVRLGFGRHDERELAEAVRRLARALRQVGAPGERPRAGRRSRAVSTPGCRPTAPAPPR, via the coding sequence GTGCGCCGCTTCGAGACCGCCCTCGCGCTCGACCGGGACGACCCGACCCCGGTGTTCCTGCAGATCGCCCGCGCCATCGCGGCCCGGATCCGCTCCGGCGCGCTGCCCGGGGGCGCGCCGCTGCCGTCGTCGCGCGCGCTCGCCGCGACCCTCCGCGTCCACCGGAACACGGTCCTGGCCGCGTACGCCGAGCTGGCCGCCGAGGGCTGGCTCCGGACGCGCGCCGCGCGGGGCACCTTCGTGACCGACGCGCTCCCGGCGCGGCCGCCGGCCCGGTTCGCGCCGCCGCCGGCCGGGCCGGCGCGCGCGGCGGGGTTCCCGCTCCCCCCCGCCCCGGCCCCGCTCCCGGCGGACGAGGCCGTCTCCCGCGCCAGCTACCTGCTCCTCGGGGGCACCCCGGACCCGCGGCTCGTCCCGTCGGCCGCGCTGGCGCGCGCCTACCGCCGCGCCCTGCGCCGGCGCGACGGCCTGTCCTACGGCGATCCCCGCGGCCACCCGCGGCTCCGGGCGGCGCTCGCGTCGATGCTCGCGTCCACGCGGGGGATCGCCGCGGGGGCCGACGGGCTCGTGGTCACGCGCGGCTCGCAGGGCGCGCTCGCGCTCGTGGCCCGCGCGCTGCTGCGGCCGGGCGACGCGGTGGCGGTCGAGGCGCTCGGCTACCACATGGCCTGGGAGACCTTCCGGCTCGCGGGGCTGCGCCTCGTGCCGGTGCCGGTGGACGCCGAGGGGCTCGACGTGGGCGCGCTCTCGGCGCGGGCGCGCGCGGAGGGGGTCCGCGCCGTCTACCTCACCCCGCACCACCACTACCCGACCACGGTCACGCTCGCGCCGGGCCGCCGGCTGGCGCTGCTCGACCTGGCGCGCCGCGAGCGCCTCCTGGTGATCGAGGACGACTACGACGCCGAGTTCCACTACGAGGGCCGGCCGGTGCTGCCGCTCGCGAGCGCCGACCCGGCCGGCGTGGTCGCGTACGTCGGCACGCTCTCGAAGGTGCTCGCGCCCGGGCTCCGCGTCGGCTGGGTCGCGGCGCCGCCCGACGCCATCGAGCGGCTCGCGCGCCACCGCGCCTACCTCGATCGCCAGGGCGATCACGCGGTGGAGGCGGCGGTGGCGGAGCTCTTCGAGGACGGCGAGCTGCAGCGGCACCTCTGGCGGACGCGGCGGATCCTGCTCGGGCGCCGCGACGCGCTGGCGGACCGGCTCGGGGCCGCGTTCGGCGAGCGGCTGCGGTTCCGGAGGCCGCCCGGGGGGATGGCCCTCTGGTGCGAGGTGGCGGGTGGCGTCGATCCGGAGGCCTGGGCGAGGGCGGCGCTCGCGCGCGGCGTCGCCATCCAGCCCGGCCGCCAGTTCGCGCTGGACGGCCGCCCGCGCCCCTGCGTGCGCCTCGGCTTCGGCCGCCACGACGAGCGGGAGCTCGCCGAGGCGGTGCGGCGGCTCGCGCGCGCCCTCCGCCAGGTCGGCGCGCCGGGCGAGCGCCCCCGCGCCGGGCGGCGCTCGCGAGCGGTCAGCACTCCGGGATGCCGACCGACAGCTCCGGCGCCTCCACGGTGA
- a CDS encoding L-serine ammonia-lyase encodes MRVGVFDLFKIGIGPSSSHTVGPMRAARLFAAGLRDAGLFPRVAAVQVTLHGSLGATGRGHGTDRAVVLGLLGESPEEVDVAAVPARLAEVAERRSLSLLGERPIPFRAAEDLAFDRRPLPFHPNAMRFTALDAAGAVLQSRVWYSVGGGFVVGEGDAEAGQGAGPAVPYPFHSGEELVRRCVEQRLPVSGLMRANERALRPDGEIEAGLQRLWAVMQACVRRGFEADGVLPGGLRVPRRAPLLYRKLRDRPEQAEQDPLAALDWVTLWALAVNEENAAGGRVVTAPTNGAAGIVPAVMHYYRHFVRGATDADLSRFLLTAAAIGALYKENASISGAEVGCQGEVGSACSMAAGALCELLGGTPAQVENAAEIAMEHHLGLTCDPIGGLVQIPCIERNAAAAVQAIHAARLALQGDGHHFVSLDQVIRTMRDTGADMKAKYKETSRGGLAVTVEAPELSVGIPEC; translated from the coding sequence ATGCGCGTCGGCGTCTTCGACCTCTTCAAGATCGGGATCGGTCCCTCCTCCTCCCACACGGTCGGGCCCATGCGCGCGGCGAGGCTCTTCGCAGCCGGGCTGCGCGATGCCGGCCTCTTTCCGCGGGTGGCGGCGGTGCAGGTCACGCTCCACGGCTCCCTCGGCGCCACCGGGCGCGGGCACGGGACCGACCGCGCGGTCGTGCTCGGGCTGCTCGGCGAGTCGCCGGAGGAGGTGGACGTCGCGGCCGTCCCCGCCCGGCTCGCGGAGGTGGCGGAGCGCCGCTCGCTGTCGCTCCTCGGCGAGCGCCCGATCCCGTTCCGGGCCGCGGAGGATCTCGCCTTCGATCGCCGGCCGCTCCCGTTTCACCCGAACGCGATGCGCTTCACCGCGCTCGACGCCGCCGGCGCGGTGCTGCAGTCGCGGGTCTGGTACTCGGTCGGCGGCGGCTTCGTGGTGGGGGAGGGCGACGCCGAGGCCGGGCAGGGCGCGGGCCCGGCGGTGCCGTACCCGTTCCACTCCGGCGAGGAGCTGGTGCGGCGCTGCGTGGAGCAGCGCCTGCCGGTCTCCGGGCTGATGCGCGCGAACGAGCGGGCGCTCCGGCCCGACGGCGAGATCGAGGCGGGCCTGCAGCGGCTCTGGGCGGTGATGCAGGCCTGCGTCCGCCGCGGCTTCGAGGCGGACGGCGTCCTGCCGGGCGGCCTGCGGGTGCCGCGGCGGGCGCCGCTCCTCTACCGCAAGCTGCGCGACCGGCCCGAGCAGGCCGAGCAGGATCCGCTGGCGGCGCTCGACTGGGTGACCCTCTGGGCGCTGGCGGTGAACGAGGAGAACGCCGCCGGCGGCCGCGTGGTCACCGCCCCGACCAACGGCGCGGCCGGCATCGTGCCCGCGGTGATGCACTACTACCGGCACTTCGTCCGGGGCGCGACCGACGCCGACCTCTCCCGCTTCCTCCTCACCGCCGCCGCCATCGGCGCGCTCTACAAGGAGAACGCCTCGATCAGCGGCGCGGAGGTGGGCTGCCAGGGCGAGGTGGGCAGCGCCTGCTCCATGGCGGCCGGCGCGCTCTGCGAGCTGCTCGGCGGCACGCCGGCGCAGGTGGAGAACGCGGCCGAGATCGCGATGGAGCACCACCTCGGGCTCACCTGCGATCCGATCGGCGGGCTGGTGCAGATCCCGTGCATCGAGCGGAACGCGGCGGCGGCGGTGCAGGCCATCCACGCCGCCCGGCTGGCGCTGCAGGGCGACGGCCACCACTTCGTCTCGCTCGACCAGGTGATCCGGACGATGCGCGACACCGGGGCCGACATGAAGGCGAAGTACAAGGAGACCTCGCGCGGCGGGCTCGCGGTCACCGTGGAGGCGCCGGAGCTGTCGGTCGGCATCCCGGAGTGCTGA
- a CDS encoding DUF1059 domain-containing protein produces MKDFHCRDAGMDCDFVARGNSNQEIMEQARQHAQREHGMQQLSPDLAHRVEGLIHDESSEAHRSSMSRK; encoded by the coding sequence ATGAAGGACTTCCACTGCCGGGACGCCGGGATGGACTGCGACTTCGTGGCGCGCGGCAACTCGAACCAGGAGATCATGGAGCAGGCCCGCCAGCACGCCCAGCGGGAGCACGGCATGCAGCAGCTCTCTCCCGACCTGGCCCACCGGGTCGAGGGGCTGATCCACGACGAGTCGAGCGAAGCGCACCGCAGCTCGATGTCGCGGAAGTAG
- a CDS encoding rhodanese-like domain-containing protein, translated as MPLPWWLPFGAVPETSPHDLARALERAPGPQLLDVRTPAEFAGGRVAGAANVPVSTLAARLPELGLDPSRPVVAICLSAHRSAPAVRLLRQRGFDASHLAGGMIAWRAAGLPETRG; from the coding sequence ATGCCCCTGCCCTGGTGGCTCCCCTTCGGAGCCGTTCCCGAGACCTCCCCCCATGACCTCGCCCGGGCCCTCGAGCGCGCGCCGGGCCCGCAGCTCCTCGACGTGCGCACCCCGGCCGAGTTCGCCGGCGGTCGCGTCGCCGGCGCGGCCAACGTCCCGGTGAGCACCCTCGCCGCCCGCCTGCCCGAGCTGGGGCTCGATCCGTCCCGCCCGGTGGTGGCCATCTGCCTCTCCGCCCACCGCAGCGCCCCCGCCGTGCGCCTCCTCCGCCAGCGCGGCTTCGACGCGTCCCACCTCGCCGGCGGCATGATCGCCTGGCGCGCGGCCGGCCTCCCCGAGACGCGCGGCTGA
- a CDS encoding YeiH family protein — MTESSARPHPAARRLLPACAAAALLVPQVSSGAALLGGAALALTLGNPWPASTRRAVKRLLPLAVVGLGGGMDLRAVLATGARGFGYTLVSIAACLAVGRLLARALRVENNTGLLITVGTAICGGSAIAAAAPVVRAEEHETSVALATVFVLNGLALLIFPAIGHRAGLEQGQFGVWAALAIHDTSSVVGASLQYGQRALQVATSIKLARALWIVPVTLALGVAVGRRRQDGAAAAPGARPWFILGFVVLAALVTFAPALRPAGHLASEAAKRVMVLVLFLIGAGLSRDALRALGLRPVAHGVLLWVAVGVASLGAIQAGLLSP, encoded by the coding sequence ATGACCGAGTCCTCCGCGCGTCCCCACCCCGCCGCCCGCCGCCTCCTGCCGGCCTGCGCCGCCGCCGCCCTGCTGGTCCCGCAGGTCTCCTCGGGCGCGGCCCTCCTCGGCGGCGCGGCCCTCGCGCTCACGCTCGGGAACCCCTGGCCGGCCTCGACCCGGCGCGCGGTGAAGCGGCTGCTCCCGCTGGCGGTGGTGGGCCTCGGGGGCGGCATGGACCTGCGGGCGGTCCTGGCCACCGGCGCGCGCGGCTTCGGCTACACGCTCGTGAGCATCGCCGCGTGCCTCGCCGTGGGCCGGCTCCTCGCCCGGGCGCTGCGGGTGGAGAACAACACCGGGCTGCTCATCACCGTCGGCACCGCGATCTGCGGCGGCAGCGCCATCGCCGCCGCCGCGCCGGTGGTGCGGGCGGAGGAGCACGAGACCTCGGTGGCGCTCGCCACGGTCTTCGTGCTGAACGGGCTCGCGCTCCTGATCTTTCCGGCGATCGGCCACCGCGCCGGCCTCGAGCAGGGGCAGTTCGGCGTCTGGGCGGCGCTCGCCATCCACGACACGAGCTCGGTGGTGGGGGCGAGCCTGCAGTACGGGCAGCGGGCGCTGCAGGTGGCCACCTCGATCAAGCTGGCCCGGGCCCTCTGGATCGTGCCGGTCACGCTGGCGCTCGGCGTCGCGGTGGGCCGGCGGCGCCAGGACGGCGCGGCCGCCGCGCCCGGCGCGAGGCCCTGGTTCATCCTCGGCTTCGTCGTCCTCGCGGCGCTCGTGACCTTCGCCCCCGCGCTCCGTCCGGCGGGCCACCTCGCCTCGGAGGCCGCGAAGCGGGTGATGGTGCTCGTGCTCTTCCTCATCGGCGCGGGGCTGTCGCGGGACGCGCTCCGCGCGCTCGGGCTCCGCCCGGTCGCGCACGGCGTCCTCCTCTGGGTGGCGGTGGGGGTGGCCAGCCTGGGCGCCATCCAGGCCGGCCTCCTCTCGCCCTGA
- the nrfD gene encoding NrfD/PsrC family molybdoenzyme membrane anchor subunit, with amino-acid sequence MNELDVARYSHLIDPKLHVWGWEIPVYLFLGGVAAGAMVLSSWLALGGAKPSKVARRLAFAPAVLVGLGMGALFLDLAYKLHAWRFYLAFRWTSPMSWGAWILVVMMPVSLLVALGGLDEAELPWPALAPARALALRHRPALLRANLVVGAGLGLYTGVLLSTLGARALWSSALLGPLFLVSGLSTGAAFLLLFGLSEEERHRLHRFDQLAIVVEGLVLFLFLAGLATSGAAGKEAAAMLLGGAWAAPFWVLVVFGGLALPLLLEALETGYRLRPTALAPVLVLAGGFLLRVIFVAAGQA; translated from the coding sequence ATGAACGAGCTCGACGTCGCCCGGTACAGCCACCTCATCGATCCCAAGCTCCACGTCTGGGGCTGGGAGATCCCGGTCTACCTCTTCCTCGGCGGCGTGGCCGCCGGCGCGATGGTGCTCTCCTCCTGGCTCGCGCTCGGCGGCGCGAAGCCCTCCAAGGTGGCGCGGCGGCTCGCCTTCGCCCCGGCGGTGCTGGTGGGGCTGGGGATGGGGGCGCTCTTCCTCGACCTCGCCTACAAGCTCCACGCCTGGCGCTTCTACCTCGCGTTCCGCTGGACCTCGCCCATGAGCTGGGGCGCCTGGATCCTGGTGGTGATGATGCCGGTCTCGCTCCTCGTCGCGCTCGGCGGCCTGGACGAGGCCGAGCTGCCGTGGCCGGCCCTCGCGCCGGCGCGCGCCCTCGCCCTGCGCCACCGGCCGGCGCTCTTGCGGGCCAACCTGGTGGTCGGCGCCGGCCTCGGCCTCTACACCGGGGTGCTGCTCTCCACCCTCGGCGCGCGCGCCCTCTGGAGCTCGGCCCTGCTCGGGCCGCTGTTCCTCGTCTCCGGGCTCTCCACCGGCGCCGCCTTCCTGCTCCTCTTCGGGCTCTCGGAGGAGGAGCGGCACCGGCTCCACCGCTTCGACCAGCTCGCCATCGTGGTCGAGGGGCTGGTGCTGTTCCTGTTCCTCGCCGGCCTCGCCACCTCCGGGGCCGCGGGGAAGGAGGCCGCGGCGATGCTGCTCGGCGGCGCCTGGGCCGCGCCGTTCTGGGTCCTCGTGGTGTTCGGCGGGCTCGCGCTGCCGCTCCTGCTCGAGGCGCTCGAGACCGGGTATCGCCTGCGCCCCACCGCCCTCGCGCCGGTGCTGGTCCTCGCGGGCGGCTTCCTCCTCCGCGTCATCTTCGTCGCCGCCGGGCAGGCCTGA
- a CDS encoding 4Fe-4S dicluster domain-containing protein, with product MTTRFAMAVDTVRCVGCNACVIACKTENAVPEGGFRDWIAQEVHGAFPDLSMQIRSERCNHCAAPSCVDACPTGASHVAQGGVVAVARNKCTGCKACIAACPYGARYVHPEGYVDKCTFCLHRVTQGRAPACVETCPTRSLTFGDLADPDSPVSRLLRSRRFTVLREESGNRPQVFFLA from the coding sequence GTGACCACCCGCTTCGCCATGGCGGTCGACACCGTGCGGTGCGTCGGCTGCAACGCCTGCGTCATCGCCTGCAAGACCGAGAACGCGGTCCCGGAGGGCGGCTTCCGCGACTGGATCGCGCAGGAGGTCCACGGGGCCTTCCCGGACCTCTCGATGCAGATCCGCTCCGAGCGGTGCAACCACTGCGCGGCCCCGTCCTGCGTGGACGCCTGCCCCACCGGCGCCTCGCACGTGGCCCAGGGCGGCGTCGTCGCGGTGGCCCGCAACAAGTGCACCGGCTGCAAGGCCTGCATCGCCGCCTGTCCCTACGGCGCGCGCTACGTCCACCCCGAGGGCTACGTGGACAAGTGCACCTTCTGCCTGCACCGGGTGACGCAGGGCAGGGCGCCCGCGTGCGTCGAGACCTGCCCCACCCGCTCGCTCACCTTCGGCGATCTCGCCGACCCGGACAGCCCGGTGTCGCGCCTCCTGCGGAGCCGCCGGTTCACGGTGCTGCGCGAGGAGAGCGGGAACCGGCCCCAGGTCTTCTTCCTGGCCTGA
- a CDS encoding molybdopterin-containing oxidoreductase family protein codes for MALTRRQFIQIGGAAVGGGVVASGLASRWWGLDRNRVEDPGTDGDRVVASYCELCFWGCGVLAHVKDGRVTKVTGNPDHPLSKGRLCPRGAGATGLLYDPDRLKRPLVRTQKRGADVFEEVSWDAALNKVGEGLLELKRRHGPEALALFSHGSGGTWFKHFMKAWGSPNVGAPSYAQCRGPREAGYLLTYGTPLGSPEPIDLAHARVITLIGSHLGENMHNTQVQDLADAIGSGAQLVVVDPRFSVAASKARYWLPIRPGTDIALLLAWMNVLVEEKRCDAEYLAQHANGLEELKAHVAGKTPEWAAAITGVKAELIRDSARFIAAARPASLIHPGRHTTWYGDDTQRARAMAILAALLGSWGRRGGYLTFNKMGLPPYKVGKEMPHGGKGAADKPRNGGYPVAGEVIASGLCDAATPGHALYDLKGWMVYGCNLIQALPSRKQTIEAIQNLDLLVSIDVLPAEICGWSDVVLPECSYLEREDDVLAPPWREPFLALRQEAVPPLHESKPGWWIAKELAGRVGLGDYFPWKDAREYVDARLTLGRHDVAEARRRGVVLGKVGPVCEEEGLAIELGTDSKKIELHSEELKRLGFDPIPNYVPQEEGPAGHFRLLMGRAPTHTFGRTVNNRLLAEPYPENEVWVNAEAAKALPGFPGPLRNGERVWLVNQDGARSGPVRAKVTQRIRDDCVFLVHGWGQGAKRLRYAHGKGASDAELVTRYKVDPIMGGTGMSVNFVRLEPVGRTA; via the coding sequence GTGGCCCTGACGCGCCGGCAGTTCATCCAGATCGGCGGCGCCGCCGTGGGCGGAGGCGTCGTCGCCTCCGGCCTGGCGAGCCGCTGGTGGGGCCTCGACCGGAACCGGGTCGAGGATCCCGGCACCGACGGCGACCGCGTGGTCGCCTCGTACTGCGAGCTCTGCTTCTGGGGCTGCGGGGTGCTGGCGCACGTGAAGGACGGGCGCGTCACCAAGGTCACCGGCAACCCCGACCACCCGCTCTCGAAGGGCCGGCTCTGCCCGCGCGGCGCCGGCGCGACCGGGCTGCTCTACGATCCCGACCGCCTCAAGCGGCCGCTCGTCCGCACCCAGAAGCGCGGCGCGGACGTCTTCGAGGAGGTGAGCTGGGACGCCGCCCTCAACAAGGTGGGCGAGGGGCTGCTCGAGCTCAAGCGGCGCCACGGCCCGGAGGCGCTGGCGCTCTTCAGCCACGGCTCCGGCGGCACCTGGTTCAAGCACTTCATGAAGGCCTGGGGCTCGCCGAACGTCGGCGCGCCCTCCTACGCGCAGTGCCGCGGGCCGCGGGAGGCGGGCTACCTCCTCACCTACGGCACCCCGCTCGGCTCGCCGGAGCCGATCGACCTCGCCCACGCCCGGGTCATCACGCTCATCGGGAGCCACCTGGGCGAGAACATGCACAACACCCAGGTGCAGGACCTCGCCGACGCGATCGGCAGCGGCGCGCAGCTCGTGGTGGTGGACCCGCGCTTCTCGGTCGCCGCCTCCAAGGCCCGCTACTGGCTGCCCATCCGGCCGGGCACCGACATCGCGCTCCTCCTCGCCTGGATGAACGTGCTTGTGGAAGAGAAGCGCTGCGACGCCGAGTACCTGGCCCAGCACGCCAACGGCCTCGAGGAGCTGAAGGCGCACGTGGCCGGGAAGACGCCGGAGTGGGCCGCCGCCATCACCGGCGTGAAGGCCGAGCTCATCCGCGACTCGGCGAGGTTCATCGCCGCGGCGCGGCCGGCCTCCCTCATCCACCCCGGCCGCCACACCACCTGGTACGGCGACGACACCCAGCGGGCCCGCGCCATGGCCATCCTGGCGGCGCTGCTCGGGAGCTGGGGCCGGCGCGGCGGCTACCTCACCTTCAACAAGATGGGGCTCCCGCCGTACAAGGTCGGGAAGGAGATGCCCCACGGCGGCAAGGGGGCGGCCGACAAGCCCCGGAACGGCGGCTACCCGGTGGCCGGCGAGGTGATCGCCTCCGGCCTCTGCGACGCGGCCACCCCCGGCCACGCGCTCTACGATCTCAAGGGCTGGATGGTCTACGGCTGCAACCTCATCCAGGCCCTCCCGAGCCGCAAGCAGACCATCGAGGCCATCCAGAACCTCGACCTGCTGGTCTCGATCGACGTGCTGCCGGCCGAGATCTGCGGCTGGAGCGACGTGGTGCTGCCGGAGTGCAGCTACCTCGAGCGGGAGGACGACGTGCTCGCGCCGCCCTGGCGGGAGCCGTTCCTGGCGCTGCGCCAGGAGGCGGTGCCCCCGCTCCACGAGTCGAAGCCGGGCTGGTGGATCGCGAAGGAGCTGGCCGGCCGCGTCGGACTCGGCGACTACTTCCCGTGGAAGGACGCCCGCGAGTACGTGGACGCGCGGCTCACCCTCGGGCGGCACGACGTGGCCGAGGCCCGGCGCCGCGGCGTGGTGCTCGGCAAGGTGGGGCCGGTCTGCGAGGAGGAGGGGCTCGCCATCGAGCTCGGGACCGACTCGAAGAAGATCGAGCTCCACAGCGAGGAGCTGAAGCGGCTCGGCTTCGACCCCATCCCCAACTACGTCCCGCAGGAGGAGGGGCCCGCGGGCCACTTCCGCCTGCTCATGGGGCGCGCGCCGACCCACACCTTCGGCCGCACCGTCAACAACCGGCTGCTCGCCGAGCCCTACCCGGAGAACGAGGTCTGGGTGAACGCCGAGGCGGCGAAGGCGCTGCCCGGCTTCCCGGGCCCGCTGCGGAACGGCGAGCGGGTCTGGCTCGTGAACCAGGACGGCGCCCGCTCCGGGCCGGTGCGCGCCAAGGTCACGCAGCGCATCCGGGACGACTGCGTGTTCCTCGTCCACGGCTGGGGGCAGGGGGCGAAGCGGCTCCGCTACGCCCACGGGAAGGGCGCCTCCGACGCCGAGCTCGTCACCCGCTACAAGGTGGACCCGATCATGGGCGGCACCGGGATGAGCGTCAATTTCGTCCGGCTCGAGCCGGTGGGGAGGACCGCGTGA
- a CDS encoding sigma-54 interaction domain-containing protein, whose protein sequence is MAPSCPTDPHEIAFAAVNAAFGSLGRVCLALDRQFRVRHASDRLDALLGAGAATRLRGEPIESVLGPDLFGEGGPLRQALLAGERREGWRALLRTSKESRLLSVTAVPLQHDPHGVCDGDAVYLVVLRPSEEDPLQSVGPLAGAGVAYRSEAMARVFRLVQTLQHGDATVLISGESGTGKEVLARMIHSHSPRRNGPFVAVNAAALPDELLESELFGHARGAFTGAVRDRAGRFESAQDGTLFLDEVGDVPLHLQVKLLRVLQEHTYERVGDDEPRRTNARIIAATHRDLRRAVAAGTFREDLYYRLRVFPVELPPLRARREDIEPIARVLLSRTGSRTGRELRFSPDALRALLSHDWPGNVRELENALEYAATVCRGQTLQPEDLPPEVLGIAPHPEPPRAEPRFPLAPAAGEGAVDERAALQAALAAHRWSRAETAQALGMSRSTLWRRMRALGLE, encoded by the coding sequence ATGGCCCCGAGCTGCCCCACCGACCCGCACGAAATCGCCTTCGCCGCCGTGAACGCCGCCTTCGGCTCGCTGGGCCGGGTCTGCCTCGCCCTCGACCGGCAGTTCCGGGTCCGCCACGCCTCCGACCGGCTCGACGCGCTCCTCGGGGCGGGGGCGGCGACGCGCCTCCGCGGCGAGCCGATCGAATCGGTGCTCGGCCCCGACCTGTTCGGCGAGGGCGGCCCGCTCCGGCAGGCGCTCCTCGCCGGTGAGCGGCGCGAGGGCTGGCGCGCCCTCCTCCGCACCTCCAAGGAGTCCCGGCTGCTCTCGGTGACCGCGGTCCCGCTGCAGCACGATCCCCACGGCGTCTGCGACGGCGACGCGGTCTACCTCGTGGTGCTGCGCCCGTCGGAGGAGGACCCCCTGCAGTCGGTCGGGCCGCTCGCCGGGGCGGGCGTCGCCTACCGCTCGGAGGCCATGGCGCGCGTGTTCCGGCTCGTGCAGACGCTCCAGCACGGCGACGCGACCGTCCTCATCAGCGGCGAGAGCGGCACCGGCAAGGAGGTGCTGGCCCGGATGATCCACTCCCACTCGCCCAGGCGCAACGGGCCCTTCGTGGCGGTGAACGCGGCGGCGCTGCCGGACGAGCTGCTCGAGAGCGAGCTCTTCGGCCACGCCCGCGGCGCCTTCACCGGGGCGGTGCGCGACCGGGCCGGCCGCTTCGAGTCGGCGCAGGACGGGACGCTCTTCCTCGACGAGGTCGGCGACGTCCCGCTCCACCTCCAGGTGAAGCTGCTGCGCGTCCTGCAGGAGCACACCTACGAGCGGGTCGGCGACGACGAGCCGCGCCGCACCAACGCGCGCATCATCGCCGCCACCCACCGCGACCTCCGGCGAGCGGTGGCGGCGGGGACCTTCCGCGAGGACCTCTACTACCGGCTCCGGGTCTTCCCGGTGGAGCTGCCGCCCCTGCGGGCCCGCCGCGAGGACATCGAGCCCATCGCGCGCGTGCTCCTCTCCCGCACCGGCTCGCGCACCGGGCGCGAGCTGCGCTTCTCGCCGGACGCGCTCCGCGCGCTCCTCTCCCACGACTGGCCGGGCAACGTGCGCGAGCTGGAGAACGCGCTCGAGTACGCCGCCACCGTCTGCCGCGGCCAGACGCTCCAGCCGGAGGACCTGCCGCCGGAGGTGCTCGGGATCGCGCCCCACCCCGAGCCGCCGCGGGCCGAGCCGAGGTTCCCGCTCGCGCCGGCCGCCGGCGAGGGGGCGGTGGACGAGCGGGCCGCGCTCCAGGCCGCCCTGGCGGCCCACCGCTGGAGCCGGGCCGAGACCGCGCAGGCGCTGGGCATGAGCCGGAGCACCCTCTGGCGGCGGATGCGGGCGCTCGGCCTCGAGTGA
- a CDS encoding YcbK family protein, translating into MNDDPSARAALGRRALLRAGVGAALALAARPALALVPAARRLRMLHAHTGERLDVTYAEGGEVLPKALAEVDRFLRDFRTGEVHAMDPRVLDVLWALARAAGRPLGTFEIVSGYRSPWTNAMLHERSAGVAVHSLHLEGKAIDLRLPGVPTSDLRALALGLRRGGVGYYPAADFVHVDTGRVRRW; encoded by the coding sequence ATGAACGACGATCCCTCGGCCCGCGCCGCCCTGGGCCGGCGCGCCCTGCTCCGCGCCGGCGTCGGCGCGGCGCTCGCCCTCGCCGCGCGCCCGGCGCTGGCGCTCGTGCCGGCCGCGCGCCGGCTGCGCATGCTCCACGCGCACACCGGGGAGCGGCTCGACGTCACCTACGCCGAGGGCGGCGAGGTGCTGCCGAAGGCGCTCGCCGAGGTCGATCGGTTCCTGCGCGACTTCCGGACCGGCGAGGTGCACGCCATGGACCCAAGGGTGCTCGACGTGCTCTGGGCCCTGGCGCGCGCGGCGGGGCGCCCCCTCGGGACGTTCGAGATCGTCTCCGGCTACCGCTCGCCCTGGACCAACGCCATGCTCCACGAGCGGAGCGCCGGGGTCGCCGTCCACAGCCTGCACCTCGAGGGCAAGGCGATCGACCTCCGGCTGCCGGGCGTCCCCACGAGCGACCTGCGCGCCCTCGCGCTCGGGCTCCGGCGCGGCGGCGTCGGGTACTACCCCGCCGCCGACTTCGTCCACGTGGACACCGGGCGCGTCCGCCGCTGGTGA